In Mercurialis annua linkage group LG6, ddMerAnnu1.2, whole genome shotgun sequence, the following are encoded in one genomic region:
- the LOC126686941 gene encoding WAT1-related protein At3g28050-like — protein sequence MWDSGTAVTVAMVTTAFTEVAISTMMKAAMERGMSQFVYIAYSNALALFFLFPSSYFFYRKRPRPRLTLRIFSKILLMGTLSCCVQTFMNTGIKLSSPTMSAAMTDLTPAFTFVLAVISRMERLECRLQSSQAKSIGTTISVVGALIVTFYKGLPLTSLPAHSSTLNDLPATPNWAAGGIFCAAGAWCLSSLYVVQTWILKEFPSELMMTSISISFVTLFSSIIGVIAVNDVNAWILKPDIELLAIICSAIFAVAIRNVVHTWACHIKGPLYTAMFNPLGMIIATLLGVSFLGDTLYIGCIIGGTIIAVGFYTVLWGKSQEDKMIEIEDENYSIYDQSPSSPKVPLLQNKKLDV from the exons atGTGGGACTCAGGAACCGCCGTAACGGTGGCTATGGTGACGACGGCTTTCACGGAGGTGGCCATAAGTACGATGATGAAAGCTGCCATGGAAAGAGGAATGAGTCAGTTTGTTTATATTGCTTACTCCAATGCCTTGGCTCTCTTCTTCCTTTTCCCTTCTTCTTATTTTTTCTACAG gAAAAGGCCTCGTCCTCGCCTGACTCTTCGTATTTTCAGCAAAATTCTGCTGATGGGAACTCTCAG TTGCTGTGTTCAAACGTTTATGAACACTGGGATTAAGTTAAGCTCGCCGACGATGTCTGCCGCCATGACTGATCTCACGCCGGCTTTTACCTTCGTGCTTGCCGTGATTTCCAG GATGGAAAGGCTAGAGTGCAGATTACAGAGTAGTCAAGCGAAGTCTATAGGCACTACAATATCAGTTGTTGGAGCATTAATTGTAACATTTTACAAAGGGCTGCCACTCACAAGTCTTCCAGCACATTCTAGTACGCTTAATGATCTGCCCGCCACACCCAACTGGGCAGCTGGTGGCATTTTTTGTGCAGCTGGTGCATGGTGCTTATCGTCCTTGTATGTCGTTCAG ACTTGGATTCTAAAGGAGTTCCCTTCGGAGTTGATGATGACAAGCATATCGATCTCTTTTGTCACATTGTTTTCGTCTATCATCGGCGTAATCGCAGTTAATGATGTAAACGCCTGGATATTAAAGCCTGATATTGAGCTATTAGCCATTATCTGCTCA GCAATTTTTGCTGTAGCAATTAGAAATGTAGTTCATACATGGGCATGCCATATAAAAGGGCCTCTCTACACTGCCATGTTCAATCCACTTGGAATGATTATTGCAACCCTCTTGGGTGTTTCTTTTCTTGGAGACACTCTTTATATTGGATG TATAATTGGAGGAACTATAATTGCAGTGGGATTTTATACTGTATTATGGGGAAAAAGCCAAGAAGATAAGATGATTGAAATTGAAGATGAAAACTACTCTATCTATGATCAGTCACCATCCTCTCCTAAAGTCCCTCTCCTTCAAAACAAAAAGCTGGATGTCTAA